The genomic segment GGCTAGAAAAGCATTTTGGCCAGCCAAAATTCCTTTTCCTTTAGTTCATGTTGATACTGGTCATAATTTTCCTGAAACTATTGAATTTAGAGACGATTTTGTAAAAAGATACGATGCTAACTTGGTTGTTGGTTCTGTTCAAAAATCAATTGATGAAGGAAAAGTAATTGAGGAAAAAGGATTTAATGCAAGTAGAAATGCTTTGCAAACAGTTACTCTATTAGACACAATTGAGCAAAACAAGTATGATTGTGCTATAGGTGGAGCTAGAAGAGATGAGGAAAAAGCTCGTGCTAAAGAACGTTTTTTTTCACATAGAGATGAGTTTGGACAATGGGATCCAAAAAATCAACGTCCTGAATTATGGAACATTTTTAATGGTAGAAAGCATTTAGGAGAACATTTTAGAGTTTTTCCAATTAGTAATTGGACGGAAATGGATGTGTGGCAATATATTTTAATGGAAAAAATTGAAATTCCATCAATTTATTTAGCACACAACAGAGAGGTTTTTGTTAGAGATGGTGTAATAATGAGTACTACTGATTTTATTCAGCAAAGAGATACAGAACCAACTAAAACAATGCAAGTAAGGTTTAGAACAATTGGAGATGCAACTTGTACAGGTGCAGTTGAATCGGATGCTGATAGCATTGAAAAAATAATTGAAGAGGTGGCAGCTGCAAGAACTACAGAAAGAGGTACTAGGTCTGATGATAAACGTTCAGAAGCAGCAATGGAAGATAGAAAAAAACAAGGTTACTTTTAAAAGAAGAAAAACGAAATGGAAAAAA from the Flavobacteriales bacterium genome contains:
- the cysD gene encoding sulfate adenylyltransferase subunit CysD; this encodes MKSYNLTHLQELESEAIYVLREVAAQFENPALLFSGGKDSIIVAHMARKAFWPAKIPFPLVHVDTGHNFPETIEFRDDFVKRYDANLVVGSVQKSIDEGKVIEEKGFNASRNALQTVTLLDTIEQNKYDCAIGGARRDEEKARAKERFFSHRDEFGQWDPKNQRPELWNIFNGRKHLGEHFRVFPISNWTEMDVWQYILMEKIEIPSIYLAHNREVFVRDGVIMSTTDFIQQRDTEPTKTMQVRFRTIGDATCTGAVESDADSIEKIIEEVAAARTTERGTRSDDKRSEAAMEDRKKQGYF